Proteins encoded within one genomic window of Pigmentiphaga sp. H8:
- a CDS encoding xanthine dehydrogenase family protein molybdopterin-binding subunit, giving the protein MTSMESGKLVGSYIPRVEDYRLLSGTGCFVDDVHLPGMLHAAILRSPVAHGRLKSVDTAEASAMPGVHAVYTHVDVQAALEGGGVPKMPLRLSPIPEHEPFEQRVVAWDKIRYVGEPLAIVVADSAALAEDAAERIVADIEELPVVPDCAASIRGDVLLFESEGSNVPVTYTAQKGDARLVTGAYARRARFSTQRHSAVTMEARGLVASWDGERRHMTVYGAAKVPFATRRTLASTLGLPAESVDMIEVDVGGGFGVRGEFYPEDFLVPFASMRLGRPIKWIEDRLENLLGSNHSRQMECELEIVCERDGRILALRGTILTDSGAYMRSSGAVPPRNVAQFLSGPYDIPHVHIESSACLTNKGPVGTYRGPGRFEADYFRERLMDIAAEEMGIDQVEFRRMNLVRSNQMPYPLATLDKPCKPENLDSGDYAIALERCLKDFGWEEKRSKQGCLIDGVYHGAAVTCFIEGGGGGIRECARLELEADASVTIYVGSTNLGQGLLTILTQIAADELEMPMHRIRVLHGSTIYLPQGFGSFHSRSTALGGSAVLLGARKLRQAIIDRCADRFGCPSDQIRIGPGLEVVAAGAKIGPEELGKMEIKVDSEFASHDHTYAYGAAGAYVTVDPDTGKVTLLDYFGVEDIGRIINPLTAKGQAIGGIAQGLGGVFLEHLAYDETCQFQAGTFADYMTPTATDFPVIRAIELENSPTPHNPLGAKGCGEGGIVPVGAVVANAVASALRGLGVRPDSLPLTPVRIWRMIQESRQGPG; this is encoded by the coding sequence ATGACGAGCATGGAATCGGGAAAGCTGGTGGGGTCCTACATTCCCCGCGTCGAGGACTACAGGCTGTTGTCGGGGACCGGCTGTTTCGTCGACGACGTGCATCTGCCGGGCATGCTCCATGCCGCGATCCTGCGAAGCCCCGTTGCGCATGGCCGGCTGAAATCCGTCGATACCGCCGAAGCGTCGGCCATGCCGGGGGTGCACGCGGTCTATACGCATGTGGACGTCCAGGCGGCGCTGGAAGGCGGGGGCGTACCGAAGATGCCGCTGCGGCTGTCGCCGATACCCGAGCACGAACCGTTCGAACAGAGGGTGGTTGCCTGGGACAAGATTCGCTACGTGGGCGAGCCCCTGGCCATCGTCGTGGCCGACAGCGCCGCGCTGGCCGAGGACGCCGCGGAACGGATCGTGGCCGACATAGAAGAACTACCCGTGGTACCCGACTGCGCGGCATCGATACGCGGGGATGTCTTGCTGTTCGAGTCCGAGGGATCGAACGTGCCGGTGACCTACACCGCGCAGAAAGGCGATGCCCGGTTGGTGACGGGCGCTTATGCGCGGCGTGCGCGGTTCTCCACCCAGCGCCACAGCGCCGTGACCATGGAGGCGCGCGGGCTGGTCGCCTCCTGGGACGGCGAGCGGCGCCACATGACCGTCTACGGCGCGGCCAAGGTGCCGTTCGCGACGCGGCGCACGCTGGCCTCGACGCTGGGGCTGCCGGCCGAATCGGTGGACATGATAGAGGTCGATGTGGGTGGGGGATTCGGCGTGCGCGGGGAGTTTTATCCCGAGGATTTCCTGGTTCCGTTCGCCTCCATGCGGCTGGGCAGGCCGATCAAATGGATAGAGGACCGCCTGGAAAACCTCCTCGGCTCCAACCATTCGCGCCAGATGGAGTGCGAGCTCGAGATCGTCTGCGAGCGCGATGGGCGCATACTCGCACTGCGGGGCACGATCCTGACCGACTCCGGCGCCTATATGCGATCGAGCGGCGCGGTGCCGCCACGCAACGTCGCGCAGTTCCTGTCGGGCCCCTATGACATTCCGCATGTCCATATAGAGTCCTCGGCCTGCCTGACCAACAAGGGGCCGGTTGGCACCTACCGGGGGCCGGGCCGGTTCGAGGCGGACTACTTTCGCGAGCGGCTCATGGACATCGCCGCCGAGGAGATGGGGATCGACCAGGTCGAGTTCCGCCGTATGAACCTGGTGCGATCCAACCAGATGCCCTATCCCCTGGCGACGCTGGATAAACCGTGCAAGCCGGAGAACCTGGACAGCGGCGACTATGCCATCGCGCTGGAACGTTGCCTCAAGGACTTCGGCTGGGAGGAAAAGCGGAGCAAACAGGGGTGCCTGATCGACGGCGTGTACCACGGCGCCGCCGTGACGTGCTTCATCGAAGGAGGCGGAGGCGGCATACGCGAATGCGCCAGGCTCGAACTCGAGGCCGACGCGTCGGTGACGATCTACGTCGGTTCGACCAACCTGGGGCAAGGCCTCCTGACGATCCTGACACAGATCGCGGCCGACGAACTCGAGATGCCCATGCATCGCATTCGCGTCCTGCATGGATCGACGATCTACCTGCCCCAGGGCTTCGGGTCGTTCCACTCCCGGTCGACGGCACTGGGTGGCTCGGCGGTGCTGCTGGGTGCGCGCAAGCTGCGCCAGGCGATCATCGACCGGTGTGCGGACCGGTTCGGATGTCCATCCGACCAGATCCGGATCGGCCCCGGGCTCGAGGTGGTCGCGGCCGGTGCCAAGATTGGCCCCGAGGAACTCGGAAAGATGGAGATCAAGGTGGACTCCGAGTTCGCCAGCCATGATCACACCTATGCGTACGGCGCGGCAGGGGCCTACGTGACCGTCGATCCGGACACGGGCAAGGTGACGCTGCTGGATTACTTCGGTGTCGAGGACATCGGCCGCATCATCAATCCGCTGACCGCCAAGGGGCAGGCGATAGGCGGTATCGCCCAGGGGCTGGGAGGCGTGTTCCTGGAACATCTGGCCTATGACGAGACCTGCCAGTTCCAGGCTGGAACGTTCGCTGACTACATGACGCCGACAGCCACCGATTTTCCGGTGATCCGCGCCATCGAACTGGAGAACTCACCGACGCCGCACAATCCGCTGGGTGCCAAGGGCTGCGGCGAAGGGGGCATCGTTCCGGTGGGCGCCGTGGTGGCCAACGCGGTGGCCAGTGCGTTGCGAGGACTCGGTGTGCGGCCTGATTCACTGCCGCTGACGCCCGTACGGATCTGGAGGATGATCCAGGAAAGCCGCCAGGGGCCTGGTTGA
- a CDS encoding LysR family transcriptional regulator translates to MIPDIDETYIASMNLEEIDLNLLVVFNHLLVEKRVSAVARKLGLTQPTVSGSLNRLRKLLNDELFVRTAKGMEPTAFALHIAEPIAYSLSTIQQTLSEQEKFDPARSSRRFTIWLNDIGEINFLPQLMHVFRRLAPGVSISTLRSPVGSLQEAMESGEVDVAMGLLPQLKAGYFQRRLFKQRYVCMFRRGHVLDKGAISLDEFCAAEHLLIMPPSSGHAQVNESIERRGYRRTVRLVVPHYVPVGHILSQGHDLIATVPESYARQCVEPFGMAYVDHPLDLPEIDINVFWHAKLHRDSANKWLRTVIFETFSDKPAA, encoded by the coding sequence TTGATTCCCGATATCGACGAAACCTATATTGCTTCTATGAATCTCGAGGAAATCGATCTCAATCTGCTGGTGGTGTTCAATCACCTGTTGGTCGAGAAGCGGGTGTCCGCGGTGGCCAGGAAGCTGGGGCTCACGCAACCCACGGTCAGTGGTTCCCTGAACCGGTTGCGCAAGCTGCTGAACGACGAGTTGTTCGTGCGTACCGCGAAAGGGATGGAGCCGACCGCCTTCGCATTGCATATCGCGGAGCCCATCGCCTATTCGCTCAGCACCATCCAGCAGACGTTGAGCGAGCAGGAAAAGTTCGACCCCGCGCGCAGCAGCCGCCGGTTCACGATCTGGCTCAACGACATCGGCGAGATCAATTTTCTGCCCCAACTGATGCATGTTTTCCGGCGGCTGGCCCCGGGCGTCTCGATCAGCACGCTGCGCAGTCCCGTCGGAAGTCTGCAGGAGGCCATGGAGAGCGGCGAGGTCGACGTGGCGATGGGGCTGCTGCCGCAATTGAAGGCCGGGTATTTTCAGCGCCGCCTGTTCAAGCAACGCTACGTCTGCATGTTCCGCCGCGGGCATGTCCTGGACAAGGGAGCGATCTCGCTGGATGAGTTCTGCGCGGCCGAACACTTGCTCATCATGCCGCCTTCATCCGGACATGCGCAGGTCAACGAGTCGATCGAGCGGCGAGGCTATCGGCGCACCGTACGGCTGGTTGTGCCGCACTACGTGCCGGTGGGGCATATTCTTTCGCAGGGACACGACCTGATCGCAACGGTGCCCGAGAGCTATGCCCGCCAGTGCGTCGAACCGTTCGGCATGGCCTACGTGGACCATCCCCTGGATCTGCCGGAAATCGATATCAACGTGTTCTGGCACGCGAAACTTCATCGCGATTCGGCCAACAAGTGGTTGCGGACGGTCATTTTCGAGACCTTTTCCGACAAACCCGCCGCGTGA
- a CDS encoding tripartite tricarboxylate transporter substrate binding protein: MIRRFILKFAAAFLALFAAGGAACADDYPSRPITLVAPFPPGGALDLIARALAQKLQEQWGQTVVVDNRSGAAGIIGTTQVARSAPDGYTILLGATTTHGINPSLYKSLQYDAVADFEPVSLVATIPHLLVVNPGLPVHTFGDFVKLAKEKTLPFGSAGIGSPHHLAGEMLKSQLHLNLQHIPYKGSAPAMTAVMSGETAFMSVEVTAASQYIKAGKMRPIAVAAAKRLPTIDVPTFAEVGLPGFEVTAWYAIFAPKGTPRPIVDKLSQALAKAVHAKDVQTRFASLDATPVGSTPDELRRYVDSEIKRWAQAVKAANVSMD, translated from the coding sequence ATGATTCGACGTTTCATTCTGAAGTTCGCAGCAGCCTTTCTTGCTCTGTTCGCAGCCGGTGGAGCGGCCTGTGCCGACGACTATCCCAGCCGGCCCATCACCTTGGTCGCGCCATTCCCGCCCGGCGGCGCGCTCGACCTGATTGCGCGGGCATTGGCCCAGAAGCTGCAGGAGCAATGGGGCCAGACCGTGGTGGTCGACAACCGCTCGGGGGCTGCCGGGATCATCGGCACGACCCAGGTGGCCCGATCGGCGCCGGACGGCTACACCATCCTGCTTGGCGCGACGACGACGCACGGCATCAACCCCAGTCTCTACAAGTCGTTGCAATATGACGCGGTGGCCGATTTCGAACCGGTTTCGCTGGTCGCGACCATTCCGCACCTGCTCGTGGTCAATCCCGGCCTGCCCGTGCATACGTTCGGCGATTTCGTCAAGCTGGCCAAGGAGAAAACGCTACCCTTCGGTTCCGCGGGTATCGGTTCTCCCCATCATCTCGCCGGCGAGATGCTGAAATCCCAATTGCATCTCAATCTCCAGCATATTCCCTACAAGGGATCGGCTCCCGCCATGACGGCGGTGATGTCGGGAGAAACGGCCTTCATGTCGGTCGAGGTCACCGCCGCGTCGCAGTACATCAAGGCCGGCAAGATGCGGCCCATCGCCGTTGCCGCCGCCAAGCGCCTGCCCACGATCGATGTTCCGACCTTCGCGGAAGTCGGCCTGCCCGGATTCGAGGTGACGGCCTGGTACGCGATCTTCGCGCCCAAGGGAACGCCGCGTCCCATCGTCGACAAACTCAGCCAGGCGCTGGCCAAGGCCGTGCATGCCAAGGACGTGCAGACCCGCTTCGCCTCGCTCGACGCAACGCCGGTCGGCAGCACCCCGGACGAGCTGCGCCGCTACGTCGATTCCGAGATCAAGCGATGGGCACAGGCCGTCAAGGCGGCCAACGTGAGCATGGATTGA
- a CDS encoding CoxG family protein: MKLEERHTLARSREEVWGALNDPDVLRAAIPGCEQIELGEDGAYRLAMKVAVGPVKARFSGTLSLLNVQAPESYTLLFEGSGGVMGFGKGSVDVRLEEPAADCTVLGYRAHAQVGGRIAQVGARLVEGVAAKMAAEFFARFEQQLTSNDRGA; the protein is encoded by the coding sequence ATGAAACTGGAAGAACGACATACCCTTGCCCGCTCGCGTGAGGAGGTCTGGGGGGCGCTGAACGATCCGGACGTGCTGAGAGCCGCGATCCCGGGGTGCGAACAGATCGAACTGGGCGAAGACGGCGCCTACCGCCTGGCGATGAAGGTGGCGGTCGGGCCGGTCAAGGCCCGTTTCTCGGGAACGTTGTCGCTGCTGAACGTCCAGGCGCCGGAGTCCTATACCTTGTTGTTCGAGGGGTCGGGCGGCGTGATGGGGTTCGGCAAGGGGAGCGTCGACGTCAGGCTGGAAGAACCCGCGGCCGATTGCACGGTGCTGGGATATCGCGCCCATGCCCAGGTCGGAGGCCGGATCGCGCAGGTGGGCGCGAGGTTGGTGGAGGGGGTCGCGGCAAAGATGGCGGCCGAGTTCTTTGCGCGCTTCGAGCAACAGCTGACCTCAAACGATAGGGGGGCCTGA
- a CDS encoding isochorismatase family protein: MSEIWDPFIPERDRAASRLAGFGRPSGLGRRPALLIIDVQYRTAGTRPMPFEQAVQEFATSCGDTAWRAIEHIAGLLALFRAKNWPVLYPHVAPKFAFDQGRLTEKVPTMMQVPAKGYEFVESIAPRPGDVLLPKKHPSAFFGTPLASYLVNTGADTLVVTGCATSGCVRSSVVDAFSYNYRVAVPSDAVYDRNQASHAVNLYDMAEKYADVMDTRTLLAALEALSPAAAQEEAK; the protein is encoded by the coding sequence ATGTCGGAAATATGGGATCCGTTCATTCCCGAGCGAGACCGGGCCGCTTCCCGCCTGGCCGGCTTTGGCCGGCCGTCGGGGCTGGGCCGCCGCCCGGCGCTGTTGATCATCGACGTGCAATACCGCACGGCCGGGACGAGGCCCATGCCGTTCGAGCAGGCCGTGCAGGAGTTCGCCACGTCCTGCGGCGATACCGCCTGGCGGGCCATCGAGCATATCGCCGGCCTGCTGGCGCTGTTCCGCGCGAAGAACTGGCCGGTGCTGTATCCCCACGTCGCGCCCAAGTTCGCCTTCGACCAGGGGCGGTTGACGGAGAAGGTGCCGACCATGATGCAGGTGCCGGCCAAGGGCTACGAATTCGTGGAGTCCATCGCGCCGCGCCCGGGCGACGTGCTGTTGCCCAAGAAGCATCCCAGCGCATTCTTCGGCACCCCGCTGGCCAGCTATCTGGTCAATACCGGCGCCGATACGCTGGTGGTGACGGGATGCGCGACGTCGGGCTGCGTGCGCAGCAGCGTGGTGGACGCGTTTTCCTACAACTACCGGGTGGCCGTGCCTTCGGACGCGGTCTATGACCGGAACCAGGCTTCGCATGCCGTCAATCTGTACGACATGGCGGAGAAGTACGCGGACGTGATGGATACCAGGACGTTGCTGGCGGCGCTCGAGGCCTTGTCGCCGGCGGCAGCACAGGAGGAAGCGAAGTGA
- a CDS encoding RidA family protein — MSIETRLQELGLTLPPIGKTIGTFVHAKRHGNLMFMSGKGPLYDGVRPRGKLGADMTQEEGYQHARHVGLLLIAAMKDTLGDLDRVDDIIKVFGLVNATADYVDHFKVVDGCSDLFIEVFGERGTHARTAAGANSLPNGIPCEIEAVVAVR; from the coding sequence GTGTCCATAGAAACCCGCCTGCAAGAACTTGGCCTCACGCTGCCGCCCATCGGCAAGACCATCGGCACCTTCGTCCACGCCAAGCGACACGGCAACCTGATGTTCATGTCCGGCAAGGGCCCGCTCTACGACGGCGTACGGCCCCGAGGCAAGCTGGGCGCCGACATGACCCAGGAAGAAGGCTACCAGCACGCCCGCCACGTCGGCCTGCTGCTGATCGCCGCCATGAAAGATACGCTGGGCGACCTAGACCGCGTCGACGACATCATCAAAGTCTTCGGCTTGGTCAATGCGACGGCGGACTATGTCGATCACTTCAAGGTCGTCGACGGCTGCTCCGACCTGTTCATCGAAGTGTTCGGCGAACGCGGCACCCACGCGCGCACGGCCGCGGGCGCCAACTCGCTGCCCAACGGCATCCCCTGCGAGATCGAGGCGGTGGTTGCCGTCCGCTAG
- a CDS encoding tripartite tricarboxylate transporter substrate binding protein: MNASRQAWHRHARILLAWTLSVAALSAAWAADYPSRPVTLIVPFAAGGPTDVTARIFARAIAPELGQTVVVDNRPGAGGTLGGGQAARAAADGYTLLWGGTSTLAVAPALYASLPYDPLASFQPVSRAVRGPLVLAVNSKLPVRTVADLVALAKARPGRLSFGSAGVGSIIHLTGELFKARAGIDLIHVPYKGNAQVLTDLTGDHLDMAFIALGHMLPHMHDGGLRPIAISSLERNPLVPDLPTLAESGYAGFESLEWFGLVAPKGIPADVLARLNSAFRHASQHPSVRAEIAKLGYMPVDETPEQFSAAVVAEGRKWKQVVTDAKVLVE, from the coding sequence ATGAACGCTTCCAGACAAGCGTGGCATCGTCACGCCCGAATCCTGCTGGCCTGGACCCTGTCCGTGGCCGCGTTGTCCGCGGCCTGGGCGGCGGACTATCCCAGCCGTCCGGTCACGCTGATCGTGCCGTTCGCGGCGGGGGGGCCCACCGATGTCACCGCCCGCATCTTCGCGCGGGCCATCGCCCCGGAGCTGGGCCAGACCGTCGTGGTGGACAACCGGCCCGGCGCCGGCGGCACCCTGGGGGGCGGGCAGGCGGCGCGTGCGGCGGCCGACGGCTACACGCTGCTGTGGGGCGGCACCAGCACGCTGGCGGTCGCGCCAGCGCTGTATGCCTCGCTGCCCTACGACCCGCTGGCGTCGTTCCAGCCGGTCAGCCGGGCCGTGCGCGGACCGCTGGTGCTGGCGGTCAACAGCAAGCTGCCCGTGCGCACGGTCGCGGACCTCGTGGCCTTGGCCAAGGCCAGGCCCGGCAGGCTGAGCTTCGGCTCCGCGGGCGTGGGATCGATCATCCACCTGACCGGCGAGCTGTTCAAGGCGCGTGCCGGCATCGACCTGATCCATGTCCCCTACAAGGGCAACGCGCAGGTGCTGACGGATCTGACCGGCGATCACCTGGACATGGCGTTCATCGCCCTGGGCCACATGCTGCCTCACATGCACGACGGCGGCTTGCGCCCGATCGCCATTTCCAGCCTGGAGCGCAATCCGCTGGTCCCCGATCTGCCGACCCTGGCCGAAAGCGGCTATGCCGGGTTCGAGTCGCTCGAATGGTTCGGGCTGGTGGCTCCCAAGGGCATTCCCGCCGACGTGCTGGCCAGGCTGAACAGCGCATTCCGCCACGCCAGCCAGCATCCGTCGGTGCGGGCGGAAATCGCCAAGCTCGGCTACATGCCCGTGGACGAGACGCCGGAGCAGTTTTCGGCGGCGGTGGTGGCCGAAGGCAGGAAGTGGAAGCAGGTAGTGACGGATGCCAAGGTTTTGGTGGAGTGA
- a CDS encoding FAD-dependent monooxygenase, translated as MTEEVLSTPVAIVGAGPVGLSLALDLAWRGIDAVVLEKEDGHVTHPRAGFVSVRTMEFFRRWGIAQAVRQSGFPDDFALSIEFCTSLAGHTLARDEYPALAAMPLPEWSPEKKQRCPQHWLDPVLKTALRDSGRGTIRVETRVDGFEQDEEGVLVRATDLRRDAPLTIRADYLVGCDGAGSTVRTGLGIDMEGRGHLNYSMSVLFSCPGLLEQCGKQAAERFLLIGPEGTWGNVTVIDGRDVWRLTVYGTASKFDMDAFDARAWVLRALGTDRIAFEVVSILPWKRAELVAESYGRGRVLLAGDAVHTMSPTGGMGMNTGLGDVVDLGWKLQAMIEGWGGPALLPAYTRERKPVAVRNAAYSTHNYKTWVSPPRCEYLLEDTARAEAARREIGAQMKRATQYEWQSWGLQMGYRYDESPLCVADGTPLVPDEYSRYVQTARPGARAPHAWLEPGRSTLDLFGQGFALLAFGAEAMAEADRFVRAADRRGMPLAVHRIDAGQAAEAYGAPLVLVRPDGHVAWRGAEARDAARIVDIARGAH; from the coding sequence ATGACTGAAGAAGTGTTGTCCACCCCGGTCGCGATCGTGGGCGCCGGTCCGGTGGGCTTGTCCCTGGCGCTGGATCTCGCGTGGCGGGGTATCGACGCGGTGGTGCTGGAAAAGGAAGACGGGCATGTGACCCATCCGCGGGCCGGGTTCGTTTCCGTGCGGACCATGGAGTTCTTCCGGCGCTGGGGGATCGCGCAAGCGGTCCGGCAAAGCGGGTTTCCCGACGATTTCGCGCTTTCCATCGAGTTCTGCACCAGCCTGGCCGGCCATACGCTGGCCAGGGACGAGTATCCCGCGCTGGCGGCCATGCCGCTGCCCGAGTGGTCGCCGGAGAAGAAGCAGCGCTGCCCGCAGCACTGGCTCGATCCGGTCCTGAAGACGGCGCTGCGGGACAGCGGCCGCGGCACGATCCGGGTCGAGACGCGGGTCGATGGCTTCGAACAGGACGAGGAAGGCGTCCTGGTCCGCGCCACGGACCTGCGCCGGGATGCGCCGCTGACGATCCGGGCCGACTACCTGGTCGGATGCGATGGCGCGGGCAGCACGGTCCGGACCGGTCTGGGCATCGACATGGAGGGCAGGGGCCATCTGAACTATTCGATGAGCGTGCTGTTCTCCTGCCCTGGGCTGCTGGAGCAGTGCGGCAAGCAGGCCGCCGAGCGGTTCCTGCTGATCGGGCCGGAGGGAACGTGGGGCAACGTCACGGTGATAGACGGGCGCGACGTGTGGCGGCTGACCGTGTATGGCACGGCGTCGAAGTTCGACATGGATGCCTTCGACGCCAGGGCCTGGGTGCTGCGCGCGCTGGGCACGGACCGGATCGCGTTCGAGGTGGTGTCCATCCTGCCGTGGAAGCGGGCGGAACTGGTGGCCGAGAGCTACGGGCGCGGGCGGGTATTGCTGGCCGGCGATGCCGTGCACACGATGTCGCCCACGGGAGGCATGGGCATGAACACCGGCCTGGGCGACGTGGTCGACCTGGGGTGGAAGCTGCAGGCGATGATCGAGGGATGGGGCGGACCGGCCCTGCTGCCGGCCTACACGCGGGAGCGCAAGCCGGTGGCGGTAAGGAATGCCGCTTATTCGACCCACAACTACAAGACCTGGGTGTCGCCGCCGCGCTGCGAGTACCTGCTGGAGGACACGGCGCGGGCGGAAGCGGCGCGCCGCGAGATCGGCGCGCAGATGAAGCGCGCCACGCAGTACGAATGGCAGTCGTGGGGGTTGCAGATGGGATATCGCTACGACGAGTCGCCGCTGTGCGTGGCGGACGGCACGCCGCTGGTTCCCGACGAGTATTCGCGCTACGTGCAGACCGCGCGCCCGGGGGCGCGCGCGCCGCACGCCTGGCTCGAGCCGGGGCGGTCGACGCTCGATCTGTTCGGCCAGGGATTCGCGCTGCTGGCATTCGGCGCCGAGGCCATGGCCGAGGCGGACCGGTTCGTGCGGGCGGCGGATCGCAGAGGGATGCCGCTGGCGGTGCACCGGATCGATGCCGGGCAGGCGGCCGAGGCGTATGGCGCGCCGCTGGTGCTGGTGCGTCCCGATGGCCACGTGGCGTGGCGGGGTGCCGAGGCCCGCGACGCGGCCCGGATCGTCGATATCGCGCGCGGCGCGCATTGA
- a CDS encoding (2Fe-2S)-binding protein has product MNIEFTLNGQLTAVEVPARTSLSDCLRHDLRKTGTHVACEHGVCGACTVIVDGDAVRSCLMLAVQADGCQVTTVEGMTPVTGLSALQESFHRHHALQCGFCTPGFLTTAHALLSAEPEASRDRIREVLSGNLCRCTGYVNIVEAVYDARRAYQENR; this is encoded by the coding sequence ATGAACATCGAATTCACGCTGAATGGCCAGCTCACGGCGGTCGAGGTGCCGGCACGGACTTCGTTGTCGGACTGCCTGCGCCACGATCTGCGCAAGACCGGCACGCACGTCGCGTGCGAGCACGGCGTCTGCGGTGCCTGCACCGTGATCGTCGACGGCGACGCCGTGCGGTCGTGCCTGATGCTGGCCGTCCAGGCGGACGGCTGCCAGGTCACCACGGTCGAGGGCATGACGCCGGTAACCGGCCTGTCCGCCTTGCAGGAGTCGTTTCACCGCCACCATGCCCTGCAGTGCGGGTTCTGTACGCCGGGGTTCCTGACGACGGCCCATGCGCTGCTGAGCGCGGAGCCCGAGGCCAGCCGCGACCGGATCCGCGAAGTGCTGTCGGGCAACCTTTGCCGCTGCACGGGCTACGTGAACATCGTCGAGGCGGTCTACGACGCGCGCCGCGCGTATCAGGAAAACCGATGA
- a CDS encoding non-heme iron oxygenase ferredoxin subunit — translation MTWHPVARAADIGPDEALPVEAGGRAIALIAIDGRICAVDDVCTHEFAMLSDGLVEDGCIECPLHQARFRIDTGARVSGPECAGLSVYETKVDAGTVYVKTG, via the coding sequence ATGACATGGCATCCCGTTGCCAGGGCGGCCGACATCGGTCCCGACGAGGCCTTGCCGGTCGAGGCCGGCGGCCGGGCGATCGCGCTGATCGCCATCGACGGCCGGATATGCGCCGTCGACGACGTCTGTACCCATGAGTTCGCCATGCTTTCCGACGGACTGGTCGAGGACGGATGCATCGAGTGCCCGCTGCACCAGGCCCGCTTTCGGATCGACACCGGTGCACGGGTCTCAGGCCCGGAGTGCGCCGGCCTGAGCGTCTACGAAACCAAGGTGGACGCAGGGACGGTTTACGTCAAGACGGGATAG
- a CDS encoding xanthine dehydrogenase family protein subunit M yields MKFCDFEYVSPGSVEEAIGLLAANPGEAKLIAGGQSLLPTMAYRLARPSMLVDLRHLDSLRGITVGPEGVRLGALTRWRDIEADGRLAAAHPLLQEAVRHVAHYQIRNRGTVGGSLAHGDPASEFPGVAVCCGATIEVRGEAGSREIPAGAFHVGPLSTVLADDELILAIRFPPWQPDARWAFREFSLRDGDFALAGVMLCYRMEEGVMHAPRIGVIGACAQPMRLPGVEACLDGREPGARVFQEAARLAALEVEPPDDLHADAGYRRALLGTLTLRALHDAARRAVPA; encoded by the coding sequence ATGAAATTCTGCGATTTCGAATACGTGTCGCCTGGCAGCGTGGAAGAGGCCATCGGCTTGCTGGCCGCGAATCCGGGCGAGGCCAAGCTCATCGCCGGCGGCCAGAGCCTGCTGCCTACCATGGCCTATCGATTGGCCCGTCCCTCGATGCTGGTGGATCTCAGGCATCTGGACTCGTTGCGCGGGATAACGGTCGGCCCCGAGGGCGTGCGCCTGGGCGCGTTGACGCGGTGGCGCGACATCGAGGCCGATGGTCGCCTGGCGGCGGCGCATCCGCTGCTGCAGGAGGCCGTTCGCCATGTGGCCCATTACCAGATCCGCAACCGGGGCACGGTGGGCGGCAGTCTTGCGCATGGCGACCCGGCGTCGGAGTTTCCCGGCGTGGCGGTTTGCTGCGGGGCGACGATCGAGGTGAGGGGCGAGGCCGGCAGCAGGGAGATTCCTGCCGGGGCGTTCCATGTCGGGCCGCTCAGCACGGTGCTGGCCGATGACGAACTGATACTTGCCATCCGCTTTCCGCCGTGGCAGCCGGACGCACGATGGGCCTTCAGGGAGTTCTCCCTGCGCGACGGGGATTTCGCGCTTGCCGGCGTGATGCTGTGCTACCGGATGGAAGAGGGGGTGATGCATGCACCCAGGATCGGAGTCATCGGGGCCTGCGCGCAGCCCATGCGATTGCCAGGCGTGGAAGCCTGTCTGGATGGGCGAGAGCCGGGTGCCCGAGTCTTCCAGGAGGCGGCGCGCCTGGCGGCGTTGGAAGTAGAGCCTCCGGATGACCTGCACGCCGATGCCGGCTACCGGCGGGCGCTGCTGGGCACGCTGACGTTACGGGCACTGCACGACGCGGCACGGCGTGCTGTGCCCGCGTGA